A single Triticum dicoccoides isolate Atlit2015 ecotype Zavitan chromosome 2A, WEW_v2.0, whole genome shotgun sequence DNA region contains:
- the LOC119358684 gene encoding serpin-Z2B-like: MESVKEFALRRFPKLGQWFYTEADADADQAAPSDGLQAFSLGLNKRLAHDAGRRSNLVFSPLSVYAGLSLVAAGARDRTLDELLGVLGAPSRDFLAGHVRALAEQALADQSKTGGPRISFACVVWHDRTMPIRPAYRDAADSFKAVARAVNFRQKPEEARKEINAWVSASTNGFIPSILSRGALSDLTDLVLANAIYFKGKWAKPFAGYLTQHDKFHRLDGTAVDAPFMRGLGSHSITCHDGFKVLQLRYEEGQGPLLPQLPALAPTPAPIYSMCVFLPDARRGLWRLTDKIACNPDFLRKHLPRNSVLVGDFRLPKFKVTFDMTMNDVLQEMGVKEAFELGKADLSDMVEDGGRRKMALEKVIHRAVIEVNEEGTEAAAATCMTRLGCTPDSRPPAPCVDFVADHPFAYFIVEEVSGAILFAGHVLDPTIK, from the exons ATGGAATCTGTGAAGGAGTTCGCTCTCCGCCGCTTCCCAAAGCTTGGCCAATGGTTCTACACCGAGGCCGACGCCGATGCCGATCAGGCCGCTCCCAGCGATGGCCTGCAGGCTTTCTCCCTCGGCCTGAATAAGCGCCTCGCGCACGACGCCGGCAGGAGGAGCAACCTGGTCTTCTCGCCGCTGTCCGTCTACGCCGGGCTCTCGCTGGTAGCCGCGGGCGCCCGCGACcgcaccctcgacgagctgctgggtGTCCTCGGCGCGCCCTCCCGGGACTTCCTCGCCGGCCACGTCCGCGCGCTGGCCGAGCAGGCCCTCGCCGACCAGTCCAAGACCGGCGGCCCGCGCATCAGCTTCGCGTGCGTCGTGTGGCATGACCGGACCATGCCCATCCGCCCCGCCTACCGCGATGCCGCCGACTCCTTCAAGGCCGTCGCCCGCGCCGTCAACTTCCGCCAAAAG CCGGAGGAGGCTAGGAAGGAAATCAACGCATGGGTGTCGGCGTCGACAAACGGCTTCATCCCCTCCATCCTTAGCCGGGGCGCGCTGTCAGACCTCACCGACCTGGTGCTCGCCAACGCCATCTACTTTAAGGGCAAGTGGGCGAAGCCATTCGCCGGGTATCTCACCCAGCACGACAAGTTCCACCGCCTCGACGGCACCGCCGTCGATGCCCCCTTCATGCGCGGTCTCGGCAGCCACAGCATCACCTGCCACGATGGCTTCAAGGTGCTCCAGCTCCGCTACGAGGAAGGGCAAGGCCCCTTGCTGCCCCAGCTGCCGGCTCTAGCTCCCACGCCTGCGCCGATCTACTCGATGTGCGTCTTCCTGCCCGATGCGCGCCGCGGGCTGTGGCGGCTCACCGACAAGATCGCGTGCAACCCCGACTTTCTGCGCAAGCACTTGCCGAGGAACAGCGTCCTGGTCGGCGACTTCCGGCTGCCTAAATTCAAGGTCACCTTCGACATGACGATGAACGACGTTCTCCAGGAGATGGGTGTCAAGGAGGCGTTCGAGCTGGGGAAGGCAGACctgtccgacatggtggaggacggcggaAGGAGGAAGATGGCGCTGGAAAAGGTGATCCACAGGGCCGTCATCGAGGTGAACGAGGAAGGCACAGAGGCGGCGGCCGCCACTTGCATGACGCGTCTTGGATGCACACCGGACTCGCGGCCGCCTGCACCATGTGTGGACTTCGTGGCTGACCATCCATTTGCCTACTTCATCGTCGAGGAGGTGTCAGGCGCGATTCTGTTCGCGGGGCACGTCCTTGATCCCACCATCAAGTGA